A region of Thermococcus argininiproducens DNA encodes the following proteins:
- a CDS encoding CalY family protein yields MRREVVFMVIGLLLGAVGFKIGSALFSDISISENNEIATGEFDVRISKTGNTFYNDLKLFEFNDLKPGDEIKAEFYIKNSGDFNISKILIIPHVQDLESGELTGAEALVDNTTEVGELSQNLILEWIVITHNNQTYTLSDYSGRSLYELNNQSISILTSPFTPSETLKVTMFFLVNPEAGNEIQKDLCLISMQIYAEQ; encoded by the coding sequence ATGAGGAGAGAAGTTGTCTTCATGGTTATAGGTCTTTTATTAGGGGCGGTGGGATTTAAAATAGGTAGTGCGCTCTTTAGCGATATAAGCATCTCTGAAAACAATGAGATAGCAACCGGGGAGTTTGACGTCAGAATCAGCAAAACTGGAAACACATTCTACAACGATTTGAAGCTCTTTGAATTCAACGATCTTAAACCAGGAGACGAAATAAAGGCTGAGTTCTACATAAAAAACAGCGGGGACTTCAACATCTCGAAGATTCTCATAATTCCCCATGTCCAAGACTTGGAAAGCGGTGAGCTCACCGGAGCAGAGGCTTTGGTGGACAACACAACCGAGGTTGGAGAGCTAAGTCAAAACCTCATCTTGGAGTGGATTGTGATAACACATAACAACCAAACCTATACCTTAAGTGATTACTCCGGAAGGAGCCTATATGAGCTGAACAACCAGTCAATCTCAATCTTAACCTCACCCTTTACGCCTTCAGAAACCCTCAAAGTTACAATGTTTTTCTTAGTGAACCCCGAAGCGGGCAATGAGATCCAAAAGGACCTCTGCCTAATTTCAATGCAGATCTATGCTGAGCAGTGA
- a CDS encoding inorganic diphosphatase translates to MNPFHDLEPGPEVPEVVYALIEIPKGSRNKYELDKKSGLIKLDRVLYSPFYYPVDYGVIPQTWYDDDDPFDIMVIMREPTYPGVLIEARPIGLFKMIDSGDRDYKILAVPVEDPYFNDWKDLSDVPKAFLDEIAHFFRRYKELQGKEIIVEGWEDAEKAKQEILRAIELYKEKFKK, encoded by the coding sequence ATGAATCCATTCCATGATTTGGAGCCCGGACCAGAAGTACCGGAAGTTGTTTACGCCCTAATAGAGATTCCAAAGGGAAGCAGAAACAAGTATGAGCTGGATAAGAAAAGTGGCCTTATAAAGCTTGATAGAGTCCTTTACAGTCCATTCTATTATCCGGTTGACTATGGTGTAATTCCACAGACATGGTACGATGATGATGATCCATTTGATATCATGGTTATCATGAGAGAACCCACTTATCCTGGAGTACTCATTGAAGCGAGACCAATAGGCCTCTTCAAAATGATTGACAGTGGTGATAGAGATTACAAGATCCTTGCAGTTCCCGTTGAGGACCCATACTTCAACGACTGGAAAGACCTAAGCGATGTACCAAAGGCCTTCCTTGATGAGATTGCCCACTTCTTCAGGAGATACAAGGAGCTTCAAGGAAAAGAGATAATTGTAGAGGGATGGGAAGACGCAGAAAAGGCAAAGCAAGAAATCCTTAGAGCAATAGAACTCTACAAGGAGAAGTTTAAGAAGTGA
- the twy1 gene encoding 4-demethylwyosine synthase TYW1 → MDVKPNMPEEIVNLFKKQHYALVGHHSSVKLCHWLKESIKHNRVCYKQKFYGIESHRCLQMTPVTAWCTHNCIFCWRPMEGFLGIEMPEPLDDPAFIVEESIKAQRKLLSGYWGVKDQINVKKLEEAMEPRHAAISLSGEPMLYPMIGDLVEEFHKRGFTTFIVSNGTEPEVLEKMFKENKLPKQLYVSLTAPDEETYQKVNVPMIPDGWDRINRTLELMRNLPVRTVIRLTLVKGENMHNPEGYAKLIMKARPMFVEAKAYMFVGFSRNRLTINNMPSHEDIKAFAEELVKHLPGYHIEDEYPPSRVVLIMRDDVSKADRVIKH, encoded by the coding sequence ATGGATGTAAAACCAAACATGCCTGAGGAGATTGTAAATTTGTTTAAAAAACAGCATTACGCTCTTGTTGGTCATCACAGTTCAGTTAAACTCTGTCATTGGTTAAAGGAGAGTATAAAACACAATCGTGTTTGCTACAAGCAGAAGTTCTATGGGATAGAATCCCACAGATGTCTTCAGATGACTCCGGTTACAGCCTGGTGTACGCACAATTGTATCTTCTGCTGGCGCCCCATGGAAGGATTTTTGGGAATAGAGATGCCAGAACCACTGGACGATCCCGCATTTATTGTGGAAGAGAGTATAAAGGCTCAAAGAAAACTTCTAAGTGGTTACTGGGGAGTAAAAGATCAAATAAACGTCAAAAAGCTTGAAGAGGCTATGGAGCCAAGGCATGCAGCTATAAGTCTCTCAGGCGAGCCAATGCTATATCCAATGATAGGGGATCTCGTGGAAGAGTTCCACAAGAGAGGATTCACAACGTTTATAGTGAGCAATGGTACTGAGCCAGAAGTTCTGGAGAAGATGTTCAAAGAAAACAAACTCCCGAAGCAGCTCTATGTCTCTCTGACGGCCCCCGATGAAGAAACATACCAAAAAGTAAACGTACCCATGATTCCAGATGGTTGGGACAGGATAAATAGAACACTTGAACTTATGAGGAATCTGCCTGTGAGAACCGTTATACGGCTCACTCTGGTTAAGGGCGAGAACATGCACAATCCAGAAGGCTATGCAAAGCTTATAATGAAAGCAAGACCAATGTTTGTTGAGGCCAAGGCTTACATGTTTGTGGGCTTTTCCAGGAATAGGCTAACTATAAACAACATGCCAAGTCATGAGGACATAAAGGCATTTGCTGAGGAGCTCGTGAAACACCTTCCTGGGTACCACATAGAGGACGAGTATCCTCCTAGCAGGGTTGTTCTAATAATGAGAGACGACGTGAGCAAGGCGGATCGGGTTATAAAACATTAA
- a CDS encoding DUF1616 domain-containing protein, translating to MRPKDYWDLITIISLSLILDLLIAFYPDSLLRKALGLAFVLFFPGYVFITALFPEKKELDNLERLALSFGLSIAIVPLIGLGLNYTPWGIRLIPILVSLTIFNLIFAIAAVYRRANAVDPWIPMISIEKLKEELEWEKSSKLDKALTVILIIAIISSIATLAYVITHPKPGEKFTEFYILGPEGKAADYPTDLLVGEKARVILGIANHEYRNVTYHVEVWLVNLTYDFNTNETYIHKMYLMDYFNVTLPHKPVDIEGNWTPQWETNYTFTINRPGKWQLWFLLFKDERPPLPTPVKGDYAQTNATQRILDAIEGNIMGLKLNIEVKRI from the coding sequence ATGAGGCCCAAGGATTACTGGGATCTGATAACAATCATCTCACTTTCACTCATCTTGGATCTCCTCATTGCTTTCTATCCAGATAGCTTACTTAGAAAAGCTCTAGGCTTGGCTTTTGTGCTCTTTTTCCCTGGATACGTATTTATAACTGCTCTTTTCCCCGAGAAAAAGGAGCTTGACAACCTTGAAAGATTGGCCTTGAGCTTTGGCCTGAGCATAGCGATAGTTCCTCTAATTGGCCTTGGCCTTAACTACACTCCTTGGGGGATAAGATTAATTCCAATTCTTGTAAGCCTAACAATTTTCAACCTCATCTTTGCCATTGCGGCAGTTTATAGAAGGGCCAACGCCGTTGATCCATGGATTCCAATGATAAGCATTGAAAAACTTAAAGAAGAGCTCGAATGGGAGAAATCAAGTAAACTGGATAAAGCTTTGACTGTAATCCTGATCATCGCAATAATCTCCTCCATAGCAACTTTGGCCTATGTTATAACTCATCCCAAGCCCGGAGAAAAGTTCACAGAGTTCTACATTCTTGGGCCTGAAGGGAAGGCCGCGGATTATCCAACCGACCTCCTTGTGGGCGAAAAGGCCAGGGTTATTCTGGGCATAGCAAACCACGAATACAGAAACGTTACCTACCACGTTGAGGTGTGGCTGGTAAATCTAACCTACGATTTCAACACAAACGAGACTTATATTCACAAGATGTACCTTATGGATTACTTCAACGTAACCCTACCCCATAAGCCCGTTGATATTGAGGGCAACTGGACGCCTCAATGGGAGACCAACTACACCTTCACCATAAACAGACCCGGAAAGTGGCAGCTGTGGTTCTTGCTCTTCAAGGACGAAAGGCCACCTCTTCCAACGCCAGTAAAAGGAGACTATGCTCAAACCAACGCCACTCAGAGAATCCTGGATGCGATAGAGGGCAATATAATGGGGTTAAAGCTTAACATTGAGGTTAAGAGGATTTAG
- a CDS encoding DNA-directed RNA polymerase, with product MYKLLRVKDVVRIPPRMFTMDPKEAAKIVLREAYEGMYDKDEGVILAILDVHEVSEGLIIHGDGATYHEAVFDVLVWKPEMHEVVEGEVIDVVPYGAFIRIGPMDGLVHISQLMDDYVVFDEKNAQFVGKEKGHLLKLGDAVRARIIAISEKSKIIRENKIGLTMRQPGLGKFDWIEKEKRKAESGE from the coding sequence ATGTACAAACTCCTTAGAGTTAAAGATGTCGTGAGAATTCCCCCAAGAATGTTCACAATGGATCCCAAAGAGGCTGCAAAGATAGTTTTGAGAGAGGCTTATGAGGGAATGTATGATAAGGATGAGGGAGTTATCCTAGCAATTTTGGACGTTCATGAAGTTAGTGAGGGCCTTATTATTCATGGAGACGGTGCAACATATCACGAGGCAGTGTTTGATGTTCTTGTTTGGAAGCCTGAGATGCATGAGGTTGTTGAAGGCGAGGTAATTGATGTTGTGCCTTATGGTGCGTTCATAAGAATCGGCCCTATGGACGGTCTTGTGCACATTTCTCAGCTTATGGATGATTATGTTGTCTTTGACGAGAAAAACGCCCAGTTTGTTGGAAAGGAGAAGGGCCACTTATTAAAGCTTGGCGACGCTGTTAGGGCGAGAATAATTGCCATAAGTGAGAAGAGCAAGATAATTAGAGAGAACAAGATTGGACTTACTATGAGACAGCCTGGATTGGGTAAGTTTGATTGGATAGAGAAGGAGAAGAGAAAAGCTGAAAGTGGTGAGTGA
- the spt4 gene encoding transcription elongation factor subunit Spt4, with translation MTEKACRHCHYITNEDRCPVCGSRDLSDEWFDLVIILDPENSKIGQALGVKVPGKYAIRVR, from the coding sequence ATGACTGAGAAGGCCTGCAGGCACTGCCATTACATCACCAATGAAGATCGATGTCCCGTCTGCGGGAGCAGGGATTTAAGTGATGAGTGGTTTGACCTCGTTATAATCCTTGATCCAGAGAACTCCAAAATAGGCCAGGCACTTGGTGTGAAAGTTCCAGGGAAATACGCTATAAGGGTCAGGTAG
- a CDS encoding HemK2/MTQ2 family protein methyltransferase, translating to MLYYEGLKIKLHPQVYEPAEDTFLLARNLKVKEGDIALDVGTGTGIIALLMARKARFVLGVDVNPIAVELAKENAKINDITNVQFKLSNLFENVTGKFDVITFNAPYLPGEPEEPIDLALVGGETGREVLDSFLEQFDSYLHEKGVVQIVQSSITGIEETLRKLESKGFTPEITAKDRYFFEEIVVISAKRA from the coding sequence ATGTTATACTATGAAGGCCTTAAGATAAAGCTCCATCCACAGGTTTATGAGCCTGCCGAGGATACGTTTCTCCTAGCAAGAAACCTCAAGGTTAAGGAAGGGGACATTGCCTTGGATGTCGGCACGGGTACTGGAATAATAGCCCTTTTAATGGCAAGAAAAGCAAGGTTTGTTCTTGGAGTTGATGTTAACCCAATTGCAGTTGAACTGGCGAAGGAAAATGCAAAGATAAATGATATAACAAACGTTCAGTTTAAATTAAGCAATCTTTTCGAGAATGTGACTGGAAAATTCGATGTAATCACATTCAATGCTCCCTACCTTCCCGGGGAACCCGAAGAACCAATAGACCTTGCCCTTGTTGGTGGAGAAACTGGAAGAGAGGTTTTAGACTCTTTTTTGGAACAATTTGATAGTTATCTCCACGAAAAAGGAGTGGTTCAGATAGTTCAGTCCTCAATAACAGGTATAGAAGAGACTTTAAGAAAACTAGAATCTAAAGGATTTACCCCAGAAATAACAGCTAAGGATAGGTATTTTTTCGAAGAAATTGTCGTGATTAGTGCTAAGCGAGCCTAA
- a CDS encoding cell division protein FtsZ, whose product MRALIIGVGQCGTKIADLFALVDFEALAINTSKSDLDYLKHIPRERRILIGESLTGGKGVNANPVLGREAMKRDLSMIMKKINSMVGYSDVDIFFLTFGFGGGTGAGGAPVLAEALKEEYPDSLVVAIGALPLKEEGIRPTINAAITIDKLSKVADSIIAIDNNKLKESGEDITRAYEKINHTIVERIASLLALIDIPGEQTLDSSDLKFVLNAFGSFATVGYAKAEANKVRNLSRLILKSFENEGLYLEANIESALYGLVAIHGPPELLKARDIFEALSYLTKKIKGKQIFRGFYPDPREKEIEVVTLLTGIYESKSIEDIVIIAKQYAQSFIKAKEEAETKKKELLTGLPDFDDIYPGEINERLD is encoded by the coding sequence TTGAGGGCTTTAATCATTGGAGTAGGCCAGTGTGGGACAAAGATAGCGGATTTGTTCGCCTTAGTGGACTTTGAGGCACTGGCCATAAACACCTCAAAGAGTGACCTTGATTACCTAAAGCATATTCCTAGGGAACGGCGTATACTCATAGGCGAGAGCCTAACTGGAGGAAAGGGAGTAAATGCAAACCCAGTACTCGGAAGAGAGGCAATGAAAAGAGATCTTTCAATGATAATGAAGAAGATAAACTCGATGGTAGGTTACAGCGACGTTGATATCTTTTTCCTCACTTTTGGTTTTGGTGGTGGAACAGGGGCTGGAGGAGCTCCAGTTTTGGCTGAAGCACTGAAAGAAGAATATCCGGATTCACTCGTCGTTGCAATTGGAGCACTCCCATTAAAGGAAGAAGGGATAAGACCAACAATAAATGCTGCAATAACAATAGACAAGCTTTCCAAAGTAGCCGATTCAATAATAGCCATAGATAACAACAAACTTAAGGAGAGTGGCGAGGACATAACACGGGCCTATGAGAAAATAAACCATACGATAGTTGAGCGCATAGCATCCCTTCTGGCATTAATAGACATTCCCGGAGAGCAAACACTCGATTCCAGCGATCTGAAGTTCGTACTTAATGCTTTTGGAAGCTTCGCTACTGTAGGTTATGCAAAGGCTGAAGCAAATAAAGTTAGGAATCTCTCCCGGCTTATCTTAAAGTCATTTGAGAACGAGGGGCTTTATCTCGAAGCAAATATAGAGTCTGCCCTTTATGGGTTAGTAGCAATCCACGGGCCTCCTGAGCTTTTAAAAGCTAGAGACATATTTGAGGCTCTCAGTTACCTAACCAAAAAGATTAAAGGAAAGCAGATTTTCCGCGGCTTTTATCCAGATCCAAGGGAAAAGGAGATAGAAGTTGTCACTCTCTTAACAGGGATTTATGAGAGTAAAAGCATTGAGGACATAGTGATAATCGCTAAACAATATGCTCAGTCATTCATAAAAGCGAAAGAAGAGGCCGAAACAAAGAAAAAAGAACTTTTGACAGGTCTACCGGATTTTGATGACATTTATCCGGGTGAGATTAATGAAAGACTCGATTGA
- a CDS encoding prenyltransferase/squalene oxidase repeat-containing protein — translation MKRIFSLILILLIVIPYAGALPILDASTRFLIEGEDYMDGTQEISLSLMALLSSYSIAENLTKENIASFVDELLKRQNEDGGWGYYEGSVSNVVDTSYAVIALKRAADFYASTGESYYDVSSALRKGLSFLVRSYTMNGWGYIPNTLPEFYPTLMAVWALGENGYTEKSRYVEGAITYLESAERMEISEAKAVGLKILAYKSVGYQIPESLIEKAWELVNSDAITIDERALLTYVLTTHEGLTFEVAKLLSRLEDLAESNETLIYWANVPEEWTNREVFVASAFAVMSFATANALGGVGGIISIEDSCSALEKVQNPDGGWGYRAGYSSDDRTTYYVLKALKRCYFKDEVIEKGLEWVESRLPENMEKVSKEGRLNSAYIYNLLTLLEFNMLNETEKQTHISFIKSLSEDGKWKTVLGPQPYDTALAIKALLALGVDPSDEDIVKAKEWLLSLPTDGWGLRIQIAVPFRVRYIMPTVPTTLEVLEALTPLVTKEDVERHLTWLMEQKIEDDGWPVVKEIYIRDILMYLGVPSVELTIRATKVLYDFGIDYRAETFNWLLDHRSDGLWGTTLTESALAVLFFSEMGNVLIKPLNLYQVLKQIPEKNFTILYTSGYNSTAVSLGEALSGVFEKSFEIKPFEEFGDSNYIVVSDFNTFNILQYNPYIKVKSDDMYVYLDDASYPINDTVILIPGKTSEGYLLFVLSSKGAEDIVSTFFSSTIIKYLNGAACVITHEDKNHNGVVEFDELNIELVG, via the coding sequence ATGAAAAGAATATTTTCGCTAATTTTAATCCTGCTAATAGTGATTCCTTATGCTGGAGCACTCCCCATTTTAGACGCTTCCACGAGGTTTCTAATTGAGGGCGAGGATTACATGGATGGTACTCAAGAGATAAGTTTATCCTTAATGGCCTTGCTCTCGAGCTATTCTATCGCTGAGAATCTTACCAAAGAAAATATCGCGAGTTTTGTGGATGAGCTATTGAAGAGACAAAATGAGGATGGAGGATGGGGATATTACGAGGGAAGTGTGAGTAATGTTGTGGACACTTCTTATGCAGTTATAGCGTTAAAACGAGCAGCAGACTTTTATGCTTCTACTGGAGAATCCTATTATGATGTCTCAAGTGCCCTTAGGAAAGGGCTGAGTTTTCTAGTAAGGTCCTACACCATGAATGGATGGGGCTACATACCAAACACACTGCCAGAGTTCTATCCAACCCTTATGGCAGTTTGGGCGTTGGGTGAGAATGGATATACGGAAAAGAGCAGATATGTGGAGGGAGCAATAACATACTTGGAGTCGGCCGAGAGGATGGAGATAAGTGAAGCGAAGGCCGTTGGACTAAAGATCCTTGCCTATAAGAGTGTTGGTTATCAAATACCTGAATCCCTCATTGAAAAAGCATGGGAGCTCGTAAATTCTGACGCTATTACCATAGATGAGAGAGCCCTGCTTACCTATGTGCTTACCACTCATGAAGGATTGACTTTTGAAGTTGCCAAACTCCTCAGCAGGCTAGAAGACCTAGCAGAGAGCAATGAAACCTTGATTTATTGGGCCAACGTTCCAGAAGAGTGGACAAACAGGGAGGTATTCGTGGCTTCAGCATTTGCGGTCATGAGTTTTGCAACAGCCAATGCTCTCGGAGGAGTAGGGGGCATCATTTCAATAGAAGACTCCTGTTCTGCCCTTGAAAAAGTCCAGAATCCAGATGGAGGATGGGGGTACAGAGCAGGCTATAGCTCTGATGATAGAACCACTTATTACGTTTTAAAGGCATTGAAGAGGTGCTACTTTAAAGATGAAGTCATTGAGAAGGGCCTAGAATGGGTTGAAAGCAGACTCCCTGAGAACATGGAAAAAGTTTCTAAAGAAGGACGATTAAACTCTGCTTACATTTACAACCTCCTCACGCTTCTAGAGTTTAACATGCTCAATGAAACTGAGAAACAAACCCATATCTCATTTATAAAGAGCTTGAGTGAGGATGGGAAATGGAAGACGGTACTTGGGCCACAACCATACGATACAGCTCTTGCTATAAAGGCTCTCCTAGCATTGGGGGTTGATCCAAGTGATGAGGACATAGTAAAAGCAAAAGAGTGGCTCCTCTCACTACCAACAGATGGATGGGGCCTTCGCATACAGATTGCCGTTCCATTTAGGGTCCGTTATATCATGCCCACAGTTCCCACAACTTTAGAGGTTCTTGAGGCTCTCACTCCACTGGTCACTAAAGAAGATGTTGAAAGGCACTTGACATGGCTTATGGAGCAGAAAATCGAAGATGATGGATGGCCTGTTGTTAAGGAGATTTATATTAGAGACATCCTGATGTATTTAGGGGTCCCATCAGTTGAACTCACAATACGGGCCACTAAAGTCCTATACGACTTTGGCATAGACTACCGTGCTGAGACGTTTAACTGGCTTTTGGATCACCGCAGCGATGGTTTATGGGGAACAACTTTAACAGAATCCGCCCTTGCAGTACTCTTCTTCTCTGAAATGGGGAATGTATTAATTAAGCCCCTCAATTTATATCAAGTCCTCAAGCAGATTCCCGAGAAGAACTTTACGATCCTTTACACTTCTGGTTATAACTCCACTGCAGTTTCACTTGGAGAAGCCCTCAGTGGAGTATTTGAAAAGAGCTTTGAGATTAAGCCCTTTGAAGAGTTTGGGGATTCCAACTACATCGTAGTCTCAGACTTCAATACGTTTAATATACTCCAGTACAACCCGTACATTAAGGTAAAGAGCGATGATATGTATGTCTATCTTGATGATGCGAGCTATCCAATAAATGACACGGTAATTTTAATTCCAGGAAAAACCAGCGAGGGATACCTACTGTTTGTACTCTCATCTAAAGGTGCAGAGGATATTGTGAGCACGTTCTTCAGTTCCACGATAATCAAGTACCTCAATGGAGCCGCCTGTGTAATAACGCATGAGGACAAGAACCATAACGGGGTAGTGGAGTTTGATGAATTGAACATCGAGCTTGTGGGGTGA
- a CDS encoding 30S ribosomal protein S24e, translating to MEIRVIETKENKLLGRKEIYFEVIHEGEPTPSRADVKGKLVAMLDLNPETTIIQYIRSYFGSHVSKGYAKAYESKERMLYIEPEYILRREGMIQEQEE from the coding sequence ATGGAGATTAGGGTTATCGAGACTAAAGAGAACAAACTCTTAGGAAGAAAGGAGATATACTTTGAAGTTATTCACGAGGGAGAGCCCACCCCCTCAAGGGCAGACGTTAAGGGCAAACTCGTTGCAATGCTTGATCTAAATCCAGAAACAACAATTATCCAATACATAAGGAGCTACTTCGGTAGCCACGTTAGTAAGGGATACGCTAAAGCTTATGAGAGCAAGGAGAGAATGCTCTATATAGAGCCTGAATACATATTGAGAAGAGAAGGAATGATACAGGAGCAGGAGGAGTGA
- a CDS encoding GTP-dependent dephospho-CoA kinase: protein MSRNFYYKLTEDLRDELKNPLGKLVEGEMPQPYLKASEEFKNAPFLVTVGDVVTENVLRVGIKPSLAIYDHKTKRKEYEPDIELGAVVLTTKNPPGTITKALLNAVKKSFELVKRGKRVYLKVNGEEDLAAIPAVIYAPEGALVIYGQPDRGIVLIKVTPECKRRCAQLLRKMEVVYDGD, encoded by the coding sequence ATGTCCCGAAACTTTTACTACAAACTCACAGAGGACCTTAGAGATGAACTTAAAAATCCCCTAGGTAAGCTGGTAGAAGGCGAAATGCCCCAACCTTATCTGAAAGCCTCCGAGGAATTTAAGAATGCTCCCTTTTTAGTTACAGTGGGAGATGTCGTCACGGAAAATGTCCTCAGAGTTGGTATAAAACCCTCTCTGGCAATATATGACCACAAGACTAAGAGAAAGGAGTATGAACCTGATATTGAGCTTGGCGCGGTTGTGTTAACAACAAAAAACCCACCTGGAACAATAACGAAAGCTTTATTAAATGCTGTCAAAAAGTCCTTTGAACTTGTTAAGAGAGGGAAAAGAGTTTACCTAAAGGTGAACGGCGAGGAGGATTTGGCCGCCATCCCGGCCGTGATATATGCTCCTGAGGGAGCTTTGGTGATATATGGTCAACCTGACAGAGGGATAGTACTTATAAAGGTCACACCTGAATGTAAGCGCAGGTGCGCTCAGTTGCTTAGAAAGATGGAGGTGGTTTACGATGGAGATTAG
- a CDS encoding nucleotidyltransferase family protein, with amino-acid sequence MSMLEHFKKFTGFKVLEYFLLHPTCEIHLKELARALKISSGSAKLYCDLFESEGILLSRRKGNLRLFRLNNDDFAVKEIKKTYYLLLLKEKGIQNICKNCSSLAIYGSFASGEFDEKSDLDILVIGSKEDIDYKLLREIEERVGVSLQLTVLPFYKWEKMKEEKDHFAESVIRKHVLIKGAPL; translated from the coding sequence ATGTCAATGCTGGAGCACTTTAAAAAATTCACAGGGTTTAAAGTCCTAGAGTACTTCCTTCTTCATCCTACCTGTGAAATACACCTAAAAGAGCTGGCTAGAGCTCTAAAAATAAGTTCTGGAAGTGCTAAACTTTACTGTGACTTATTTGAAAGTGAGGGGATTCTACTTTCCAGAAGAAAAGGAAATTTGAGGCTCTTTAGACTGAACAATGATGATTTTGCGGTTAAAGAGATTAAAAAAACATATTATTTATTGCTCCTAAAAGAGAAAGGTATCCAGAACATTTGTAAGAACTGCAGTTCCCTTGCAATATACGGGAGCTTTGCTTCTGGAGAGTTCGATGAGAAGAGCGATTTGGACATACTGGTTATTGGAAGCAAAGAAGATATCGACTACAAGCTATTACGTGAAATAGAGGAAAGAGTTGGGGTGAGCCTTCAACTCACAGTTCTCCCATTTTATAAATGGGAGAAAATGAAGGAAGAGAAAGACCATTTCGCTGAAAGTGTTAT
- a CDS encoding HAD-IIA family hydrolase — MIGIIFDMDGVIYRGKELIDGAEKVIEFLRSHGIPFVFLTNNSTRNARMYREKLKEMGIEVEEERIITSGYATAQYLKKHFEKGNVFVIGGKGLVEEIKSIGWPIISVEEAKEAWKEIEYVVVGLDPDLTYKKLKYGCLAIRNGARFIGTNPDTTYPSEEGILPGAGSIIAALKVSTEKEPLIIGKPNEPVFEVVREKLNADEIWVVGDRLDTDIAFAKRIGAKAIMVLTGVNTLEDAGKSDVKPDLVLPSIGELLEYLETFFE; from the coding sequence ATGATTGGAATAATCTTTGATATGGATGGTGTTATTTACAGGGGGAAAGAGCTCATTGATGGGGCTGAGAAAGTTATTGAGTTTTTAAGATCCCATGGAATTCCCTTCGTCTTCCTCACCAACAACTCCACCAGAAATGCCAGGATGTACAGGGAAAAGCTCAAAGAGATGGGAATTGAGGTTGAAGAAGAGAGAATAATAACCTCCGGCTATGCAACGGCCCAGTATTTAAAGAAACACTTTGAAAAAGGCAACGTTTTTGTGATTGGAGGAAAGGGCCTTGTGGAGGAGATTAAGTCCATTGGGTGGCCAATAATAAGTGTTGAAGAGGCTAAAGAAGCGTGGAAAGAAATAGAATACGTTGTCGTTGGCCTAGATCCTGATCTGACATATAAAAAGCTCAAATACGGATGTCTGGCAATAAGGAACGGGGCCCGGTTTATAGGAACAAACCCCGATACCACATATCCAAGCGAAGAGGGAATCCTGCCCGGGGCTGGCTCTATTATCGCTGCCCTTAAAGTCTCCACTGAGAAAGAACCACTGATAATAGGAAAACCCAATGAACCGGTTTTTGAAGTGGTTAGAGAAAAACTAAACGCTGATGAGATATGGGTGGTTGGCGATAGGCTTGATACGGATATAGCTTTTGCAAAGAGAATTGGAGCAAAGGCGATAATGGTTTTAACTGGGGTGAACACGCTTGAAGACGCGGGAAAAAGTGACGTTAAACCTGATTTAGTGCTTCCAAGCATAGGGGAGCTTTTGGAGTACCTAGAGACATTTTTTGAATAG
- a CDS encoding 30S ribosomal protein S27ae gives MAGKKTSQKWKFYEVKDGKVSRKNRFCPRCGPGVFMANHKDRWTCGRCGYTEWKR, from the coding sequence ATGGCTGGTAAGAAGACATCCCAAAAGTGGAAGTTCTACGAAGTTAAGGATGGCAAGGTCTCAAGGAAGAACAGATTCTGCCCAAGATGCGGCCCAGGAGTTTTCATGGCAAACCACAAAGACAGATGGACATGCGGTAGATGCGGTTACACTGAGTGGAAGAGATGA